From the genome of Labedella gwakjiensis:
CTCGTCTCGGACGTGAGCGGTGGACAGAGGTCACGGCTGGCCCTCGCAGGCCTGCTGCTGTCTCGCCCGGACGCCCTCCTCCTCGACGAGCCGACGAATCACCTCGACGACGTGGCCGTCGCCTTCCTGCGCGACGAACTCGTCGGGTGGAACGGTCCCGTCCTGTTCGCGAGCCACGATCGTGCATTCCTCGACGAGGTCGCGACGGGGCTCGTCGATCTCGACCCGGCGCGCACCCCGAGCGACCCGCGCGGCACCGGGGCGGGCGTCGCCGTCTTCGGAGGCGGCTTCAGCGACTACCTCGCCGTCAAAGCGGCGGAGCGCGACCGCTGGGAGCGGAGATTCCGCGAGGAGGAGCAGCGCTTGCGCGAACTCAGGGAGACCGTGTCAGGCACGGGCGAGTCCCTCCGGTTCACCGGTGTCCGGAGGGACAACGACAAGTACATCGGTCCCTTCAAGGGCGCGAAGGTCGAGGCGCAGATCAGCCGCCGGATCGGCAATGCCGAGCGTCGCATCGAGGACCTCGAGGCCCATCGTGTCGAGGCCCCGCCGACGCCCCTCGCCTTCGCGGGGATCCCGGCCGGATTCGGATCCATCGGGGGTGGCGAGCCGCTCGTGAGCGTGAGGGACGCCGTCGTGCCGGGACGTCTTCGTGTCGAGCGGCTCGACGTGAAGCCCGACACCCGGCTGCTCGTGACGGGAGCGAACGGGGCGGGCAAGTCGACGCTCCTCGCGCTGCTCGCCGGGACGGTGGCCACGGACGGAGGGCGCGTCGCGCGGAGGAAGGGGCTGCGGATCGGGCTCCTCGAACAGGACGTCAGCTTCGCCGATCCGTCGGCCTCTCCTCGAACCGTCTACGAGAAGGCGCTCGGGGAGGAGCGCGCCTCGCGCATCCCGCTCGCGGGGCTCGGCCTCGTGAACGCGACCGACCTCGACCGCCCCGTGTCGCAGCTGTCGGTCGGGCAGCAGCGACGCGTCGCCCTCGCGCTGATCCTGGCGAGGCCACCCCACGTATTCCTGCTCGACGAGCCGACGAACCACCTGTCCCTCGCGCTCGCGACCGACCTCGAGGACGCACTCGGCGCATACCCGGGAGCGGTCGTCATCGCGAGCCACGACCGCTGGTTGAGGCGGCGCTGGGCGGGCGAGGAGATCGTCATCAACCGGGGCGGATCGGTCGTCCAGGGGGTCTGAACACGGTGCTCCCGACGGCACCGCCGAGCAGGAAATCCTCGTCGCGGGTCCGCTATGTAACGAGTCTGTTGCGAGAACCTCCCGGGGTTCGGGGCGGATCGTCACATTGGGTAACCTGACTGCATCCGTCCCCGCTGCCCTGCCGGGGACTCATTTGGAGGACATCTTGACTATCACCACCCGACGGGTCACCGTCTCGGGCATCGCCGGCCTCGGCGTCATCGCTCTTCTCGCCGGCTGCGGCCAGGCGCCCACGGAGAGCGGCACCGGCGGAGGCGACGCGGCGAGCGACTTCAAGCCCTGCATCGTCTCCGACGCGGGCGGCTTCGACGACAAGTCGTTCAACCAGGCGAGCTACGAAGGCATCACGAAGGCGGCCGACGAGCTCGGCACCGAGGTGACCGAGGTCGAGTCCGAGACCGAGGACGACTACGCCCCGAACATCACGAGCCTCGTCGACGAGGGCTGCAACCTCATCGTCTCGGTCGGCTTCGCGCTCGCCGAGGCAACGAAGGCCGCCGCCGAGGCCAACAGCGATGTCGAGTTCGTCATGCTCGACGACAGCTCGATCGAGGCCGACAACGTCAAGCCGATCATCTACGACACCGCTCAGGCGGCGTTCCTCGCCGGCTACGCGGCGGCTGACACCACGGAGACCGGCGTCGTCGGCACCTTCGGCGGCATGCAGTTCCCGACCGTCACGATCTTCATGGACGGCTTCGCCGACGGCGTCGCGTACTACAACGAGCAGAAGGACGCCGACGTCAAGGTCGTCGGTTGGGACGTCGACGCCCAGACCGGTTCCTTCACGGGTGGATTCGAGGCCAACGACACGGCCAAGCAGCTCGCCACGACGCTCATCAACCAGAACGCCGACATCCTGCTCCCCGTCGGTGGACCGATCTTCATCAGCGCGATCGAGGCCATCCGCGACTCGGGCAAGGACATCAAGATGATCGGCGTCGACGCCGACCTCTACGAGACCTACCCCGAGGGCAAGGAGTACTTCCTCACCTCGGTCCTCAAGCAGATGTCGACCGGTGTCGAGGACGTCGTCACGGCCGCCGGCAACGGTGACTTCGACAACACCGCATACGTCGGCACGCTCGAGAACGAGGGCGTCGGCATCGCGCCGTTCCACGACTTCGAGGACTCGGTGAGCGACACGCTGCAGAGCGAGCTCGACGAGATCTCCGCCGGCATCGTCGACGGTTCGATCGAGGTCACGTCGCCCGCTTCGCCCACCGCGGAGTAGGTCGACCGAGGATCGGCGCCCGCCCGTGTCGCGGGTGGGCGCCGATCGTTCATGCACATCGGGGGAGACCAGCCGTCCGGCTGGTCTCCCCCTCTGTTCCGTCTTACGATTGAGCGTCACCCGACGCTCGAACTCCGCCAGCACGCGATCCGTGCCCGGCATCTAGGGACCATCCAATGAAGCTCGAACTCCGCGGGATCACCAAGCGTTTCGGTGCCCTGACGGCCAACGATCACATCGATCTGGTCGTCGCTCCCGGCGAAATCCACTGCCTCCTCGGCGAGAACGGGGCGGGAAAGTCCACCCTGATGAACGTCCTGTACGGCCTGTACCAGGCCGACGAGGGCGAGATCCTGCTCGACGACGCCGTCCAGCACTTCGACGGGCCGGGAGACGCGATGCGCTCCGGTATCGGCATGGTGCACCAGCACTTCATGCTCATCCCCGTCTTCACCGTCGCCGAGAACGTCATGCTCGGACACGAGGAGACCACCTTCGGCGGCCGCCTCAACCTCGACGCCGCGCGCAAGCGCGTGCGGGAGATCTCCGACCGCTTCGGGTTCAGTGTCGACCCCGATGCCCTCGTCGGAGACCTCCCCGTCGGCGTGCAGCAGCGCGTCGAGATCATCAAGGCGCTCTCGCGCGACGCGAAGGTCCTCGTCTTCGACGAGCCCACGGCCGTCCTCACGCCGCAGGAGACCGACGAGCTCATGGCCATCATGCGCCAACTCCGCGACGAGGGCACCTCCATCGTCTTCATCACCCACAAGCTGCGCGAGGTGCGCGAGGTCGCGGACCGCATCACGGTCATCCGCCTCGGCAAGGTCGTGGGCGAGGCCCAGCCGACTGCGAGCAACTCCGAGCTCGCCGCCCTCATGGTGGGGCGCGCCGTCGAGCTCGTCGTGCAGAAGGGCCCGGCCGACCCCGGGGGAGCGGCGCTCGTCGTCGAGCACCTCGACGTCATCGACCCTCTCGGCCTCAAGGTCGTCAACGACGTCAGCTTCACGGTGCGCGAAGGCGAGATCCTCGCCATCGCCGGGGTGCAGGGCAATGGTCAGACCGAGCTCACCGAGGCGATCATGGGCCTCCAGCCGCGCGTGAGCGGCCGCGTGTCCCTCGGCTCCCAGACCCTCACGGGGCTGAGCGTCCGTCGCGTCCTCGACGCCGGCGTCGGCTTCGTCCCGGAGGACCGCACGGAGGACGGCCTCGTCGGCGAGTTCACGATCGCGGAGAACCTCATGCTCGACCGATCGCACGGGGAGCCCTTCGTCGTGCGCGGCTCCCTCCGTCGCGACCACCTCGACGAGTTCGCCGAGGAGAAGAAGAAGGAGTTCGACATCCGCGCCCAGTCCATCTCGACGGCCGCCGGTCGGCTGTCCGGCGGCAACCAGCAGAAGGTCGTGCTCGCGCGGGAGATGAGCCGGGATCTCCGGCTCCTCATCGCGGCTCAGCCCACCCGCGGCATCGACGTCGGCTCCATCGAGTTCGTCCACAAGCGCATGATCGAGACGCGCGACGCCGGCATCCCCGTGATCGTCGTCTCGACCGAGCTCGACGAGGTCGTCGCGCTCGCGGACCGCATCGCGGTCATGTACCGCGGATCGATCGTGGGGATCGTCCCGGGGGACACCCCGCGCGATGTGCTCGGCCTCATGATGGCCGGCGAGCGTCCGGCCGAGGTCGCCGCATGAGCGCGCCCGAGTCGACGACCGCCTCGACGACGCCCACGTCCTCGACACCCACGAGCACGCCTGAGCAGCCGCGTGCCAACGCGATCCTCAAGGA
Proteins encoded in this window:
- a CDS encoding BMP family lipoprotein, with product MTITTRRVTVSGIAGLGVIALLAGCGQAPTESGTGGGDAASDFKPCIVSDAGGFDDKSFNQASYEGITKAADELGTEVTEVESETEDDYAPNITSLVDEGCNLIVSVGFALAEATKAAAEANSDVEFVMLDDSSIEADNVKPIIYDTAQAAFLAGYAAADTTETGVVGTFGGMQFPTVTIFMDGFADGVAYYNEQKDADVKVVGWDVDAQTGSFTGGFEANDTAKQLATTLINQNADILLPVGGPIFISAIEAIRDSGKDIKMIGVDADLYETYPEGKEYFLTSVLKQMSTGVEDVVTAAGNGDFDNTAYVGTLENEGVGIAPFHDFEDSVSDTLQSELDEISAGIVDGSIEVTSPASPTAE
- a CDS encoding ABC-F family ATP-binding cassette domain-containing protein, which translates into the protein MRSSSPSSSSSSAQTARPSSPELDHIRLDGVSRRFGDRRVLTDVSFVVPPGSRTGLIGENGAGKSTLLRIVAGVDDPDGGTIASPRRIGMLWQEVPRSASTTVGGLLDAATDEVRALERDLSDAADALADGDPSAAERYAAALDAAERADVWSLAARLDVVLDALGVADVDRSRLVSDVSGGQRSRLALAGLLLSRPDALLLDEPTNHLDDVAVAFLRDELVGWNGPVLFASHDRAFLDEVATGLVDLDPARTPSDPRGTGAGVAVFGGGFSDYLAVKAAERDRWERRFREEEQRLRELRETVSGTGESLRFTGVRRDNDKYIGPFKGAKVEAQISRRIGNAERRIEDLEAHRVEAPPTPLAFAGIPAGFGSIGGGEPLVSVRDAVVPGRLRVERLDVKPDTRLLVTGANGAGKSTLLALLAGTVATDGGRVARRKGLRIGLLEQDVSFADPSASPRTVYEKALGEERASRIPLAGLGLVNATDLDRPVSQLSVGQQRRVALALILARPPHVFLLDEPTNHLSLALATDLEDALGAYPGAVVIASHDRWLRRRWAGEEIVINRGGSVVQGV
- a CDS encoding ABC transporter ATP-binding protein, whose product is MKLELRGITKRFGALTANDHIDLVVAPGEIHCLLGENGAGKSTLMNVLYGLYQADEGEILLDDAVQHFDGPGDAMRSGIGMVHQHFMLIPVFTVAENVMLGHEETTFGGRLNLDAARKRVREISDRFGFSVDPDALVGDLPVGVQQRVEIIKALSRDAKVLVFDEPTAVLTPQETDELMAIMRQLRDEGTSIVFITHKLREVREVADRITVIRLGKVVGEAQPTASNSELAALMVGRAVELVVQKGPADPGGAALVVEHLDVIDPLGLKVVNDVSFTVREGEILAIAGVQGNGQTELTEAIMGLQPRVSGRVSLGSQTLTGLSVRRVLDAGVGFVPEDRTEDGLVGEFTIAENLMLDRSHGEPFVVRGSLRRDHLDEFAEEKKKEFDIRAQSISTAAGRLSGGNQQKVVLAREMSRDLRLLIAAQPTRGIDVGSIEFVHKRMIETRDAGIPVIVVSTELDEVVALADRIAVMYRGSIVGIVPGDTPRDVLGLMMAGERPAEVAA